Proteins from a genomic interval of Rhodothermus marinus:
- a CDS encoding FecR domain-containing protein produces the protein MAADFDALPFREELPPEEQAALQALLRREPALARALRHWEALQAHLRERVEAAVPDRRLLVLYALVRSGREALLTPEERAELEAARPALERALQALPGLETVAEDIAAACVDFEEAWAAHFPATSGLRPAAERRPRPLHRRPAYRWVVRVALSGVVLALVGILWWQQTGQRVEWAVADGAVEVRTLADGSTVRLVGPAVLRYAVRFDRKVELEGQAFLEVQPNTRPFVVETPEAVVTVLGTRFGVRSARGRTEVVLVEGRVALSGKGRTGAPVVLTPGQRSLVAAGQTPEPPEPVRVPEALRWTGLHIFDGMPLGEIVRYLSDFYGVSITVDASLAEEPIVGTFAQDQPLPEILQALAATLGARVEQLPDGYRLIPIG, from the coding sequence ATGGCCGCCGATTTTGACGCATTGCCTTTCCGGGAGGAGTTGCCGCCGGAGGAGCAAGCGGCGCTGCAGGCGTTGTTGCGGCGGGAGCCGGCGCTGGCGCGGGCGCTCCGGCACTGGGAGGCGCTGCAGGCCCATCTGCGTGAGCGTGTGGAGGCGGCGGTGCCGGATCGGCGGTTGCTCGTGCTCTACGCGCTGGTTCGCAGTGGGCGCGAAGCGCTGCTGACGCCGGAAGAACGGGCCGAGCTGGAGGCGGCGCGGCCCGCGCTGGAGCGGGCGTTGCAGGCGCTACCGGGACTGGAAACGGTCGCGGAAGACATTGCGGCGGCCTGTGTCGACTTCGAGGAGGCCTGGGCGGCACATTTTCCGGCGACGTCCGGGCTGCGTCCGGCGGCCGAACGGCGGCCACGTCCGCTGCACCGTCGGCCAGCTTACCGCTGGGTGGTGCGTGTGGCGCTGAGCGGAGTGGTCCTGGCGCTGGTCGGCATTCTCTGGTGGCAGCAGACCGGGCAGCGGGTTGAATGGGCGGTGGCCGACGGCGCCGTCGAGGTGCGCACGCTGGCCGACGGTTCCACGGTGCGGCTGGTGGGACCGGCCGTGCTGCGCTATGCCGTCCGCTTCGACCGAAAGGTGGAGCTCGAAGGACAGGCTTTTCTGGAGGTACAGCCCAACACGCGACCCTTCGTCGTGGAGACGCCCGAAGCGGTTGTTACGGTGCTGGGCACGCGCTTTGGCGTGCGAAGCGCCAGGGGACGGACCGAGGTGGTGCTCGTCGAAGGCCGCGTGGCGCTAAGCGGAAAAGGACGTACCGGAGCGCCGGTCGTGCTGACGCCGGGACAGCGAAGCCTTGTGGCGGCCGGACAGACACCCGAACCGCCCGAGCCGGTGCGGGTGCCCGAGGCGCTTCGGTGGACCGGCCTGCATATCTTCGACGGGATGCCACTGGGTGAGATCGTCCGCTATCTCTCGGACTTTTACGGCGTGTCGATCACCGTGGACGCGTCGCTGGCCGAGGAGCCTATCGTGGGGACGTTCGCACAGGATCAGCCCCTTCCCGAAATCCTGCAGGCGCTGGCCGCCACGCTGGGCGCCCGCGTGGAGCAGTTGCCGGACGGTTACCGCCTGATTCCCATCGGCTGA
- a CDS encoding TonB-dependent receptor, with translation MSRSAWQHVRFGWKYGLLALVLALFGASGARAQSAPVEIDVQDVPLAEALRSLEAQTGIRLIYAQRVVARQRSTCRYRGERVEEALACILQGTSLRARRIRDGQYVLVATRSSRRSWGPSTGLLSGFVLDAQTGEVLPGAHIYLPDLRRGAITNAAGYFALPALARAFYRVRISYLGYATVDTVLWAGGEPLTLRLRPVTLGIGVVRIDASRLPLEEQATTAGTFALPVGYLERLPSFPGEQDLFQVLQWLPGVQRSGEVSGGLLVQGGAPDQNLYLLDGAPVYHPWHAFSLISTFQTETFKGVRFYQGAFPAGHGGRLSAVLEAEMRDGNLEHPRALLGLSPLSARFVVESPITSTSSFMLSGRRSYLDQLIGREHPVEDESGRRDTLRTGYYFYDVSAKLAYRPGVRHRLSLSYYEGGDDLDLRLPFDFSLDFSSWLRPADLFFEVDQRWGNRLLSLRYQYLPTRRFFVSTVAYVSGYRAREAFFVKPTGSAAVASDYTVRLEDAGVRVEASHYAALKHETQLGVQLVRRTFRSTLDAWVQRAPTAVDTLAQQSHQQAFEAALYVQHVWRPTTRWEGQVGLRVSRFDALPVELEPRLSMRYSLSPDQVVLRVSVGRYVQYLHQLRDRFSYLYDVVSTRWIPAGPGVRPAVAWQGSTELEARPHPWLTVRTQLYYRRLHATLLPRDAYQTKDGLDGPGIETGVLLGQYVPARARAYGIEALMRVDRDPWQFWVSYRGGRSLNRAPALGERSDRPARFDVPRALNAFVRYTRPRWEVMLAGEFRSGYPTTVPVARYELGDPLEPEPIVYLYRPDINNGRLPPYWRVDARVAYRFGWLGARWQVELYVYNLLNHRNVIDRRYEPTSTGVRIIDRRGVPLLPLLELQMEL, from the coding sequence ATGTCGCGATCGGCCTGGCAACATGTCCGTTTCGGCTGGAAGTATGGCCTGCTGGCCCTGGTGCTCGCGCTGTTCGGCGCGTCGGGTGCGCGGGCGCAGAGCGCGCCGGTGGAGATCGACGTGCAGGACGTGCCGCTGGCAGAGGCGCTTCGGAGCCTGGAGGCGCAGACCGGCATCCGGTTGATCTACGCACAGCGCGTGGTCGCGCGCCAGCGCAGCACCTGCCGCTACCGGGGCGAACGGGTAGAGGAGGCGCTGGCGTGTATTCTCCAGGGCACGAGCCTGCGGGCCCGCCGCATTCGGGATGGTCAGTACGTGCTGGTGGCCACGCGCTCGTCCCGGCGGAGCTGGGGACCTTCGACCGGGCTGCTCTCCGGCTTCGTGCTCGATGCACAGACCGGCGAGGTGCTGCCCGGAGCGCACATCTACCTGCCGGACCTCCGGCGCGGAGCTATTACGAACGCGGCCGGCTATTTCGCGCTGCCGGCGCTGGCCCGCGCCTTCTACCGGGTCCGCATTTCCTACCTGGGTTACGCGACGGTCGATACGGTGCTCTGGGCCGGCGGCGAGCCGCTGACGCTTCGACTCCGGCCGGTCACGCTGGGCATCGGCGTGGTGCGGATCGACGCCAGTCGGCTACCCCTGGAAGAGCAGGCGACGACGGCCGGGACGTTTGCGCTACCGGTCGGCTATCTGGAGCGCCTGCCGTCGTTTCCGGGCGAGCAGGACCTGTTTCAGGTGCTGCAGTGGCTGCCGGGCGTGCAGCGTTCGGGCGAGGTCAGCGGCGGATTGCTCGTGCAGGGCGGCGCGCCCGATCAGAACCTGTACCTGCTCGACGGCGCGCCGGTCTACCATCCCTGGCACGCCTTCAGCCTGATCTCGACATTCCAGACCGAGACCTTCAAGGGCGTTCGCTTCTATCAGGGCGCGTTTCCGGCCGGGCACGGGGGGCGGCTCAGCGCCGTGCTGGAAGCCGAGATGCGCGACGGCAACCTGGAGCATCCGCGCGCCCTGCTGGGGCTCAGTCCGCTCAGCGCCCGCTTCGTCGTCGAAAGCCCGATCACGTCCACCAGTTCGTTCATGCTTTCCGGACGGCGTTCCTATCTGGATCAGCTCATCGGGCGCGAGCATCCGGTCGAGGATGAAAGCGGCCGGCGCGATACGCTTCGGACTGGCTACTATTTTTATGATGTGAGCGCCAAGCTGGCCTATCGGCCCGGGGTGCGCCATCGGCTTTCGCTCAGTTACTACGAAGGCGGGGACGACCTGGACCTGCGGCTGCCGTTCGATTTCTCGCTGGATTTTTCGTCGTGGCTGCGGCCGGCCGATCTGTTTTTCGAAGTGGATCAGCGCTGGGGCAACCGGCTGCTCAGCCTGCGCTATCAGTACCTGCCCACGCGGCGGTTTTTCGTGAGCACGGTGGCCTACGTGTCGGGCTACCGGGCGCGGGAGGCCTTTTTTGTAAAACCCACCGGGAGCGCGGCCGTGGCTTCAGACTACACGGTGCGGCTGGAAGATGCAGGCGTCCGGGTGGAAGCCAGCCACTATGCCGCGCTGAAGCACGAAACGCAACTGGGTGTGCAACTCGTGCGCCGTACGTTTCGCAGCACGCTGGATGCGTGGGTGCAGCGGGCGCCCACGGCCGTCGATACGCTCGCGCAACAGAGTCACCAACAGGCGTTCGAGGCGGCGCTGTATGTGCAGCACGTGTGGCGTCCCACCACGCGCTGGGAAGGGCAAGTGGGGCTCCGGGTCAGTCGTTTCGATGCCTTGCCGGTGGAACTGGAGCCCCGGCTGTCCATGCGCTACAGTCTGAGTCCGGATCAGGTGGTGCTGCGTGTGAGCGTGGGGCGGTACGTGCAGTACCTGCACCAGTTGCGCGACCGATTCTCCTACCTTTACGATGTCGTTTCAACGCGCTGGATACCGGCCGGGCCCGGCGTGCGGCCGGCCGTTGCCTGGCAGGGATCGACGGAGCTGGAAGCGCGGCCACATCCCTGGCTGACGGTGCGCACGCAGCTCTATTACCGCCGGTTGCATGCGACGCTGTTGCCCCGGGACGCGTATCAGACCAAGGACGGACTGGATGGACCGGGTATCGAGACCGGTGTGTTGCTGGGGCAGTACGTCCCGGCCCGGGCACGGGCTTACGGGATCGAGGCGCTGATGCGGGTGGACCGTGATCCCTGGCAGTTCTGGGTGAGCTACCGGGGCGGCCGCTCGCTGAACCGGGCACCGGCACTCGGAGAGCGGTCCGACCGACCGGCCCGCTTCGACGTACCGCGGGCGCTGAACGCTTTTGTGCGCTACACCCGGCCCCGCTGGGAGGTGATGCTGGCCGGGGAGTTTCGCAGCGGCTACCCGACCACCGTGCCCGTGGCACGTTACGAACTGGGCGATCCGCTCGAGCCCGAGCCGATCGTCTATCTCTACCGGCCGGACATCAACAATGGACGCCTGCCGCCCTACTGGCGGGTCGATGCGCGTGTGGCCTATCGCTTTGGCTGGCTGGGGGCGCGCTGGCAGGTGGAATTGTACGTGTACAACCTGCTCAACCACCGCAACGTGATTGACCGGCGCTACGAGCCGACGTCCACAGGCGTGCGCATTATCGACCGGCGGGGCGTTCCGCTGCTTCCGTTGCTGGAACTGCAGATGGAGTTATGA
- a CDS encoding RNA polymerase sigma factor, producing the protein MARAPNISARLVARARQGESEAQNLLLRRLEPVLRAFFFKRLGNVPEIDDLVQNTLLRVHTGLSDLKDDARLKAFAMKAALFELQDYYRGRYHGREQLFDPEQPPPVADDPGGSEPRLDLEQALQALTPHARRILELRAYGYRYQEIARMLSITEAAVKMQVKRAFEKMRRLLPGWSEKS; encoded by the coding sequence GCAGGGCGAGTCCGAGGCGCAGAACCTGCTGCTGCGTCGGCTGGAGCCGGTGCTGCGCGCCTTTTTCTTCAAGCGACTGGGCAACGTGCCGGAAATCGACGATCTGGTGCAGAATACGCTGCTCCGGGTACACACGGGGCTTTCGGACCTGAAAGACGATGCCCGGCTCAAGGCGTTCGCCATGAAGGCGGCGCTGTTCGAGTTGCAGGATTACTATCGCGGGCGCTACCACGGGCGAGAGCAGCTTTTCGATCCGGAGCAGCCACCGCCGGTGGCCGATGATCCCGGAGGAAGCGAACCCCGGCTGGATCTGGAGCAGGCGCTGCAGGCGCTCACGCCGCATGCGCGGCGCATTCTGGAGCTCCGGGCCTACGGCTATCGCTATCAGGAGATCGCCCGAATGCTCAGCATCACCGAGGCCGCCGTCAAGATGCAGGTCAAGCGTGCCTTCGAAAAGATGCGCCGATTGCTGCCCGGCTGGTCGGAAAAGTCCTGA